One window of Pseudomonadota bacterium genomic DNA carries:
- a CDS encoding PEP-CTERM sorting domain-containing protein, with protein sequence MRKTTLAALAASSMMGLSPGFAAASVIGFLGNFDVINDTGSTAHGFEIELEGLHPEDITDTFGGAGRGFPSGRGFDPNVAVQRYGAPTIAAYNVGSVFGVTVTYKGIFDGTNWDFGTPSGSFVTPGDNCWTGGGLPGAGYGPGTPCDHFGVGTTANATKTTYRWLLETNTPGELTNGVVTLPAPAWSVLPNPGPNPDPQAPPVVVANIEAPQPEDGNEFGDALWVKVYTTELEEEVELEDLVGGNPVVEQAETEIEWQLLQVEFSKPGSGQLESGLGVPVGPNAASILRRYEFFSYTGPYGDGHEAQPFGNDSNPGDGDVGIYLGAQNGAVNLLAAPVPVPPALAMMLPALGALWMRRRRAT encoded by the coding sequence ATGCGCAAGACCACGCTGGCGGCCCTGGCCGCATCTTCCATGATGGGGCTTAGCCCCGGGTTCGCCGCGGCTTCTGTCATCGGCTTCCTGGGCAACTTCGACGTCATCAATGACACCGGTTCCACCGCCCACGGCTTCGAAATCGAACTCGAAGGCCTGCACCCGGAGGACATCACCGACACCTTCGGCGGCGCCGGCCGCGGTTTCCCCTCCGGGCGTGGATTCGATCCCAATGTCGCCGTGCAGCGTTACGGCGCGCCGACCATCGCCGCCTACAACGTGGGCTCGGTGTTTGGCGTGACCGTCACCTACAAGGGCATCTTCGACGGCACGAACTGGGATTTCGGTACGCCGAGCGGCAGCTTCGTCACGCCCGGCGACAACTGCTGGACCGGCGGCGGTCTGCCCGGCGCCGGCTACGGGCCGGGCACGCCCTGTGATCACTTTGGCGTCGGCACCACCGCCAACGCCACCAAGACCACCTACCGCTGGCTGTTGGAAACCAACACGCCCGGCGAACTGACCAATGGCGTCGTCACCCTGCCGGCGCCGGCCTGGAGCGTGCTGCCCAACCCGGGGCCGAATCCCGATCCGCAGGCGCCGCCGGTGGTGGTGGCCAACATCGAGGCGCCACAGCCGGAAGACGGTAACGAGTTCGGCGACGCCCTGTGGGTGAAGGTCTACACCACCGAACTCGAAGAAGAGGTCGAACTCGAGGACCTGGTGGGTGGCAACCCGGTGGTCGAACAGGCCGAGACCGAGATTGAATGGCAGCTTCTGCAGGTCGAATTCAGCAAGCCCGGTTCGGGCCAACTGGAAAGCGGCCTGGGCGTGCCGGTCGGGCCGAATGCGGCGTCGATCCTGCGTCGCTACGAGTTCTTCAGCTACACCGGGCCCTATGGTGACGGCCACGAGGCCCAGCCTTTCGGCAACGACTCCAATCCCGGCGACGGCGACGTCGGCATCTACCTCGGCGCCCAGAATGGCGCGGTCAACCTGCTCGCGGCGCCGGTGCCGGTGCCGCCGGCCTTGGCGATGATGCTGCCGGCGCTGGGCGCGCTGTGGATGCGTCGCCGACGCGCCACCTAG